One Paenibacillus riograndensis SBR5 DNA segment encodes these proteins:
- a CDS encoding ABC transporter substrate-binding protein translates to MNFKKWSIALLSAAVLILPACSKAEPDAGTANSAADTVELRFAWWGSEDRHTATLEAIKIFEEKHPGIKILPEYSGFDGYESKIQAQIAGNSAPDLFQSTGEINVRLGADSLLPLDGVLDTTGMSDSIMESVAMDGKTVGAYIGLAGDAYLYDETLLKQLGVEPPVPPYSWDDLAAKFKEIAEKSGGKVYGAVDSSVAFDIFKNYGITALDASAPFPNSDSAFTFTEEQIRSYYQYWDDLRKAGAVAPPDLSATSDDSANSLLVKGKAAFVPIASSSFSRLQSQTKNTLNMIMLPQSAKTGVTVTPGTSQVLVASAKTKHPQEVAEFINFFVHDTDAANALKTTRGVLPTTQQQEALLANADLSEGDKKNIDLIQQLNKLEGVVVVPPPSGPQVLGWKGLIEKVGQEIAFGKISVDDGAKKLMKEVDAAYGGK, encoded by the coding sequence ATGAATTTTAAAAAATGGTCCATTGCTTTGCTCTCAGCTGCAGTTCTGATTCTTCCAGCCTGTTCCAAGGCTGAACCGGATGCCGGAACTGCAAACAGCGCTGCAGACACAGTTGAGCTAAGATTTGCCTGGTGGGGTTCCGAAGATAGACATACAGCGACCCTTGAGGCGATCAAGATCTTTGAGGAAAAACATCCGGGTATCAAAATCCTGCCTGAATACTCCGGCTTTGACGGCTATGAATCCAAAATACAAGCGCAAATTGCTGGCAACAGTGCTCCCGATCTGTTCCAGTCAACAGGCGAAATCAACGTCCGTTTGGGCGCAGACTCCCTGCTTCCTCTAGATGGTGTACTGGATACCACGGGCATGAGCGATTCCATTATGGAATCAGTTGCTATGGACGGGAAGACGGTTGGCGCCTATATCGGATTAGCCGGAGACGCCTATCTGTATGACGAGACGCTGTTAAAACAGCTTGGTGTAGAGCCGCCGGTACCGCCATACAGCTGGGATGATTTGGCTGCCAAGTTCAAGGAAATTGCCGAGAAATCAGGCGGTAAGGTATACGGTGCTGTGGATTCCTCTGTTGCCTTCGACATTTTCAAAAACTATGGTATAACCGCACTGGATGCTTCGGCGCCCTTCCCTAATAGCGACAGTGCTTTCACCTTTACGGAAGAGCAAATCCGGTCGTACTACCAATATTGGGATGATCTGCGCAAAGCCGGGGCAGTAGCGCCTCCAGACTTGTCGGCAACCTCTGATGATTCCGCCAACTCTCTGCTAGTTAAAGGAAAGGCGGCCTTCGTGCCAATTGCCTCCAGCTCATTCAGCCGGCTGCAGAGCCAGACCAAAAACACGCTTAATATGATCATGCTGCCCCAGAGTGCGAAGACAGGTGTTACGGTAACGCCGGGAACCAGTCAAGTTCTCGTAGCCAGCGCCAAAACTAAACATCCGCAAGAAGTAGCGGAATTCATTAATTTCTTTGTTCATGACACAGATGCTGCTAATGCGCTGAAAACAACACGTGGTGTGCTCCCGACAACTCAACAGCAGGAAGCGTTGCTGGCTAATGCGGATTTGTCTGAAGGGGACAAAAAGAATATTGATCTGATTCAGCAGCTCAACAAGCTGGAAGGCGTTGTAGTTGTGCCACCGCCAAGCGGACCTCAAGTACTGGGCTGGAAGGGTCTGATTGAGAAGGTTGGGCAGGAGATTGCCTTTGGCAAAATTAGTGTAGACGACGGAGCAAAGAAGCTGATGAAAGAGGTGGACGCGGCTTACGGAGGCAAGTAA